In the Candidatus Methylomirabilota bacterium genome, TCCGCAAGGACACCGACTACCGCCGCACGGAGTTCGCGCGCCAGCGGCGCGGCTCCATCGAGGGCCACGGGCTCGCCCTCGTCGCGCCCGAGGACCTGATCATCTCCAAGCTCGACTGGATGCGAGAGACCCGCTCGGAAGTCCAGCTCGACGACGTCCGCAACCTCCTGCGATCGGTGCCCGACCTGGACATGCAGTACCTGGCGCGCTGGACCGAGCGCCTCGGGCTCGGCGCGCTGTACCGGGAGGCGCGGGGTGACTGACACTCCACCCGACGTCCTGCAGCGGTACCGGGCCATGCTCCTCGCGCGCTCGCCCGAGGAACGCCTGAAGATGGGCTGCTCGATGGGCGCCACGGCGCGGGCCCTGGTGCGCGCCTCGGTGCTGGCGCAGGACCCGCACGCGCCGCCGGCCGCGCTGCGCCGTGCGCTCTTCCTGCGCTTCTACGGCCACGAGTTCGATGAGGCGGAGCGGGAGAGAATTCTGGCGTGGCTGGGCCAGGACGAACCTCGACCCGCAGCGTCGCCGAGGAGAGTGCCGGTGGACTGGGCCGCCCTCGAGACCGCGCTGACCTCGAACCCCGGCGAGTGGACCTGCCATCTCGACGTGCGGAGCGGCGAGGTGCAGATGGTCCCCGTCGATCGCCTCGGCGAAGGCGACGACTGGCCGTCGGAGGAGCAGATCGACATGGGGCTCGAGGCGGGGCACCTGATCCACATCGAGCCGCTGGGCTCCCGGGTCGAGTACGGCTGGATGGCGGAGTTCGTTGCGACGGTTGACGACGCGCGGCTGCGCGACCGGCTGGAGGTCGCCCTCGATGGCCGCGGCGCCTTCCGCCGGTTCAAGAACGTCCTGTTCGACGATCCCGCTGAGCGCGAGCGCTGGTTCGCGTTTCGAGGCGAGCGGCTGCGCGCGGCGGCGCGGGAGTGGCTGGACGACCTCGGGATCGATCC is a window encoding:
- a CDS encoding UPF0158 family protein, producing MTDTPPDVLQRYRAMLLARSPEERLKMGCSMGATARALVRASVLAQDPHAPPAALRRALFLRFYGHEFDEAERERILAWLGQDEPRPAASPRRVPVDWAALETALTSNPGEWTCHLDVRSGEVQMVPVDRLGEGDDWPSEEQIDMGLEAGHLIHIEPLGSRVEYGWMAEFVATVDDARLRDRLEVALDGRGAFRRFKNVLFDDPAERERWFAFRGERLRAAAREWLDDLGIDPAAPPASP